Genomic window (Heterodontus francisci isolate sHetFra1 chromosome 41, sHetFra1.hap1, whole genome shotgun sequence):
CATCCTTTTCCATTTTAAAAGGAGTTGCAGTTAATATTTGTGTATTTAGGCATTAGTGAAATTTGTCAGTGATGCAGAGAATATTCAGCACCAGTGGGAAGAGTTCTTTGTACTTAAGCTTCTAGTGTTCTCTCAAACCTCTTCCAATCACTCCTTTTAAGAAAGGAAAAAACACCcacttctttgactaagcttttggttactTGTCTTCTCTCCTTGTATCTCAATGTCATATTCTATTTAACAGTCTTGTTAAGCATTATGGAATGCTTTACAATGTTAAAAGATGTAAGAGCAAGCAGATATCTACTTTCAACAGTAATTGAATGTAATAAAAAGGAAATTGCATGCCTAAAAATCAAGTGTTATTCCAGATGGGAAAATTAAATAACCTTCAGCTGAACCTCATGATGAAGCTGTTCTATAGCCCAGTGgaattcctgtctgatgcaaacCACATTATGTTAATTCAGAATTAACAAATTAAACAATTCCTTAAAGAGACAAAATCCAGTCCAATATTGAGCAGTTTATTTACAATTAACATTACACTCCCACAAGAGCCTCAACTCATTGTACAAAGACAACTCTCTAAAGAACAGAGGGGAATCTTCTTACACCATTACAGTAACAGGAATACCAAACACAATAAACTGACTGCAGTGACtgactcagtcactctcctccagcgtgtgcttgtcaaacaggtactctcccatgccattgtcaggggctcccagtctcttcaggttggtgatgtgatctccaagcttcttgatcatcttcacttgctcatccaagtagtgagtctccaggaagtcacaCAACTGAGTGGGTGGAAGGGGAAAAAAAAACAGCTAGTTATGTCCAGCAGCAGATACCAAGCAATGAGCTTTGCCTTTGGATTTTAATTCAAAGTCAAttggtacagcacaggaggccatttggccagtcatgtgtactggctctccaaaagagccatTTACCTGGAGCCACTCCCCTGCCTGTAGCctagcacattcttccttttggaAGAAAAATCAATTCCCTCCAttaaacctacctccaccacaggtAGTggatttcagattccaaccacttgGTGTGATATTTTTCACATCACTATTGCTTCTTACCAGAAATCTGCTCCCTCTTAGACTGGGGAATAGTCAAGAGGTGCAGAGTTTGATGTAAAAATTGTTCCGATGCACAGCAATTGCTATTCAGTAGCTGCTTAAGCCACAGGATCACTTGACTAGTCAATGTTTACAGTAGACTAACCTCCCTGCCCTCCACCtaaacaccaccacccccactcccagaagaaacctcaacacaaagctatTGACAATGGAGATCTTCTGAACAGGAAAGGTTTTAACCACCTCCACTTAATCCAATCACCTGCATTCAGAACTTACATGAGGGTCAGTGTTGCCAGTGGAGAGTTTGTGCAGATCCAGCAGACTCTGGTTCACATCCTTCTCCATCTGCAGagctctctgcattgcctccagaccattgctccactcatcctgCTCTGGCTTCTGAAGAGGAAAAAAAGTCAGACAGTTCACTTACAATGGATTAAAACAAAAACACATGAGAAAGCATAAAAAAGGTTAACAATTGTGGTTGGTGGGTGAAAAAAAGCCAAGAAGTCCATGTTACTAAGAACCAAGTGTGTTCAAATATAGAATTATTGCATTAAACCATCACAACCATGGATTCAAATGGGAACCAATTCTATCTAAAGGGATAGAGACAGGAGGTGACTCATTGAATCCAACCTTGATGTCCTCCAAGATGATTCGGCCTCCACGTTTATTCTGGAATTTCAGCAGTTTCTCAGCGTGCTCCCGTTCCTCATGTGACTGCTccttgaagaactcagcaaagtgacGCAGGGCAATATCATCCCGGTCAAAGTAATAGGACTGAGGAGAGAATTTAAACCGCTTCATGCTAGATCTAGATCATAATATAGAATTCAAGATCAATTACCCCTATTTCCTCAGTTAGGGAGGTCTCAAACTTTGAGAATATGGAACAATGTTAACTAGCAACAAATTCAATTTACTATTTTTGAATGCTCAAGGAGGGGGATGTTATCCAAAGGAAGGAAGATTCAAATGACAAGATTTTTGGATTACACATCAACTCCAGTCAAACTCATCTCTCTATTTCCAGGTATTCACAGGATAGGATAGTCACCCCACCCACATCAGCTGGATGTAAAACATAACACtccaaaaaaaaaaagaaagttCTCTCCTGTGTCCTGCCAACATTTCTCAACTATAATTCACTAAACTGGATAATCTAACTGCTGTCTCATTGTCGAGAGAACTTCTGCACAGAaactggctgcagcatttcctacatcagTGTTTACGCTACAGAGCAGCATTTCATTGATTGTACAGTATTTGGACATCCTGGGGCAATGAAAAGTGTCAAGGTGATATTTAAAAAGAGAATACATCATTCCATTGAGACTAAACATTTTtctggagaaaaaaaaaatcaggcttaTGGTCAGTTACAAACTCAAGTAGTAACTAAACTAGTTTCACACATTAAGCCTCAATAGAGAGCAGCTGCTACAAGCAGCAGTCCATTAACTCACAAGGACCCCCCTGTATTACACACTTGCAGCACTCTGTTCAAAGAATTGccatccccctctttccccccacaACAGCTTTTTAGAGGAAAGAGAAACTTTGTTTAAAGCTAGTTAACTACACAAGAGAAATTACAACTTTTCAGAATGCAGTGACAAGGAATACAAAACTCACCATGGACAGGTAAACATAGGAGGAATAGAGCTCCAGGTTAATCTGCTTGTTAACAGcatcctcacagtccttgtggtagtTCTGACACACTTGAGAAGCCATCTTCACTTTTACTATACACTATTACTGCTCACTACCACCTAAAACACTCTACAACTTACACTTACCTTTTCTAATACAATCTCCTGTATTTATACCACTGGCACAGCCTGATTTCAAACAGGAAATGACATCACCAACGATGATTGACATCCCTGATAGCCAGTCAGGAATCTCCCATGAATCCAGGTACCAATTAACAAAGGGGAGGGGCTATTAGGGAGGGGCTGAGACCCAGAGGCAATCAGAGCTTTGAAGTACAGGCAGATTTGGAAACTTAGTCTCGATGATGTCACTGCTTTTGTTCTCTATCTgttctatcaaaccctttcatcactTTGAAGATCTCTGTtcagtcacctcttaaccttctctgttccgtgGAGAACAGTCTTAACTTTTGCAACTTCTCCTCACAgctgaagtcccccatccctggtaaatttctggtaaacctcctttgcACCCTTCCTGAAGATTCCTTGACACTCTATAAATCTGACAATACCTCGTGGTTTAACATTCCAGCATCACAACTTCAAATTAAATGATAATTTGCTACTTTTGCTCAAGTAGCTTTTTATAATCTGACCAAGTTTACTACTTGTAAGGATCTGtgtaaaaataattctcctcatctcccccattggttcttttgcctcaAGTTTGTGTTCCTCTGAGATCTAAAGCTGTGACATCTGGTTTCATTGCAGAAGTGGTTTAGTCTTGAATTAGGTGATGAGATGTGTTGCCTTGGATTAAATCTCTGTTTTAGATAAACCAAATCGGGTGGCAGTGAGTCACATCTGGAGCCAGCAGTCACGCTAAAGGCACGAGCCTCTCAGGAGAGATGCCACCAACGGGCACAGTTGACCCACCTGACCTGAAAATGTATCCGGGTATTTACACCTGTTCTGGTCAAAAAGGATCAAAGATGCAGTGAATGTCCTGCAGTCGCAAAGGGTTTTGAACAAACTGATGGACATCACATGGTCACTCAATGGCCACCCAGGTGGATAGCAAAAATTTTGATCAAGGCCTGTGTTACTGGTTCTGAGGGAACTATTGATGTATCCTTTCCACAGAACCTCTTTGAATTCAGTGTTGTTACAGAACgtgggggcaggggtgtgggagggtggtggtgggtgttgAGAGAGAGGGTGTTGTGTGGGTGATTTCCACTTTGCACCTCTCACCTGACTGTggacagtgtttttttaaaaaagaaatttcaTTTTCTTCCCTGAGTATTTTAgaggtcaaataaacaaacagattTTCTCATAGGATTAAAAGATAAATGATTTATTAAACAATATCTGGATTAAATCAGTTTTAGATGGGCCAGACAGGGTGGCAGTGATTCATATCTGGAGCAACCAATCACACTACAGGTACAACCTTCTCAAGACAGATGCCACCAATGGGCACAGTTGACCCACCTGAACAGAAAATGTATCCGGGTATTTACACCTGTTCTGGTCAAAAAGGATCCGAGATGCAGTGAATGTCCTGCAGTCGCAAAGGGTTTTGACTAAAAACCGATGGACACCACGTGGTCACTCAATGGCCACCCGAGACTTTGATTAAGGCCTGTGGTTACTGGTTTTGTGGAAACTATTGATTGATCCTTTCCACAGGACCACTTTGAATTATCACAGTAGCTGTAGGAAGTAGAAATGTTGATTACAAAAAGCTTAAGGTGACAAGAAGTATCCTTTGGCATTTGTGAATTTTCATAAATAGTAATGGCCAAATAAAGTAACAGGAAACTTTTGATTGTCTGAAGACTACAATTTCATTGCACTTAATGCAATTCTCAATTAAGTTCCTAAAGTTAACTTGTAAACTTTAGATAATTACAGTTGCAACATCATTTGATTCTATCTATAGGGATGAAGGAGACAATTGGAGATCCAGTAGGATTTGGAAAGGATGATTCTTATTTGGTATGTAATGTACAATGTGTCTAAATTCAAATTGATACAATAGTGAAGGAGCTGCTAATAGTCACTTTATAAATTGGTGCAGGAAAAAAATAGCTATTTAGCTCTTTACTACCTTTGCTTCATGCATTTACTGAAATCCAATTGAATTCTTCTAGAAGGATTGAATCTAAGTGAGTGCCCCACCATCCCTCCAGCTTCAACTACAaaccctttttaaaaaataatctgaAGGATATATTGTTCAGTAGAAGAAACAAGTGCAGGACTTTCAGAACCAAAGTTCAATCCTTTCCCAATAAGGAATCCATActttctccacccctcccccaactcctaaTAGTCCAGTGCAATTATGGTATTTCAGATTTATTGTCCACATCAGCCAACTGTAATTCTATTTAGTACTGGTGTTTAGGGAAACCAACACGACAAACGCTGAATGGCCTTTTTGCCCACAAAGCTCATCAGGAAATCTGAATGTAATTTTGTTAAGAGCCACCCTAGCTCTCCCACAGTGAAAAACAAACTCAGTGGGATTGGTAGATCCTGAAGCAGTGCTGGCCAAGGCCAATATTAACCTTAAATAGTATTGAGCATGGGATGGAAATAGTGGGACATTACATCACGCAGCATCATTTGTAATTTAAGCCAACAGTTGCAGCAGCTGATATTTCATGGATTGAAGGTCAGATGTCATTAAAGCAGAGTGACTGATCACCAGTGGTAGTATTCACTTAGGCTCCAAACTCTGGAGTTCCATCCCTAAAATGTTATTGCATTCTAGAACAATTCTCACCCATCTCTTTGGCTAAGAGTTTGGGCACCTGCCTTCTCTCCTTATGTGGCAGAGTGTCACTTCTGTTTGAAGAGTGCTCCAAGGGAGCATTACTAACATTAaaaaaaaggtgctatataaacacattgTATTAGAATGTCTTACATATGGCTGCAGTAGTCATTGCAGTTACCAATTACAACTCAGTACACAATTGAGCAAAGACTTTCAACATGTGACCCTGAACATTGCAATCAGAATTACTCATAAATGGGAAGGGAGTAAACAAAGGTCATAGGGTTGACTGGTAATAAAAGCTATTGCACAGGCCAGGTGTAATTTGAAAGAAAaaccactggatactgaaaagacaacagaaaatgctggaaatactcaggtcaggagcTGTGGAGAAAGACATTCCAGATCTATTTATCAGATAAACCTAATGAGATGCTGCTTAACTAGTTTAATTCTTTTTATCCAAAGTAAACTATTGAAATCTGCAAAATACAAGCCAATTGAGGCAAAACCCAGTCCAATATGGAGCAGTTTATTTACAGTTAACATTGCACTACACACTAGGACACCAGGTCTCAATTCCACAATTGTAGAAAAAATGAGCACTAAACACAGCAAGCTTGAACCCTGCAGTCAGTTCAATCACTCTCCCCCAGGGTGAGCTTGTCAAACAGGTACACTCCCATGCCATTGTCAGGGGCTCCCAGtctcttcaggttggtgatgtgatctccaagcttcttgatcatcttcacttgctcatccaagtagtgagtctccaggaagtcacaCAGCTGCCAAGAGAGGGAAATCAGTTACATCCAGCTTTATACAAGGATCTCTCCCTCAAGGTTACAATTTCAATCTTCTTGTTAGATATAGTCAAGTGATGCAATTGAGTGTAATGGCATTACTATATCATTAAAGTTAATATACTGCACAATAGGTGATCAGATCCCAGAATctgtgggcagcgcagtggttagcaccacagcctcacagctccagggacctgggttcaatttggagtactgcctgtgcagagtttgcaagttctccgtgatcaggtgggttttcgccaggtgctccggtttcctcccacagccaaagacttgcaggtgataggtaaattggctgttgtaaattgcccctagtgtaggtaggtggtagggaatatgggattactgtagggttagtataaatgggtggttgttggtcagcagactcagtgggctgaagagcctgtttcagtgctataactCTAAATTAAATAAATCACCTTCACACACTGACTTGTCAATGTCCACAGTAGACCAACCTCCCAGTCCTCACTTTTCTGTCCCTTGCCTAAACACAACAAACCCAGTGGGCAGAGAGATGCTCTGAATAGATTCAAGGTTCTGGAACTCCATCTTAGCCAAAAAGAGCTTACATGAGGGTCAGTGTTGCCAGTGGAGAGTTTGTGCAGATCCAGCAGACTCTGGTTCACATCCTTCTCCATCTGCAGagctctctgcattgcctccagaccattgctccactcatcctgCGCTGGCTTCTGAAGAGGAAAGTCAGACAATTCACTTACAAATGAATTAAAAAACCACCATGAGAAAGTACAAGTAATAGGGGTAAAAAGCAACAAGTCCATGTTACGAGGAAACAAAATCTTCAAATATAGAATTAGTGCATCAAACCACCACAACTGTGGAATTAAATGGGAACCAATTCAAATAGAAGGGTTCCAGACAGGAGGCCAATCATTTATTAAATCCAACCTTGATGTCCTCCAAGATGATTCGGCCTCCACGTTTATTCTGGAATTTCAGCAGTTTCTCAGCGTGCTCCCGTTCCTCATGTGACTGCTccttgaagaactcagcaaagtgacGCAGGGCAACATCATCCCGGTCAAAGTAATAGGACTGAGGAGAGAATTTAAACAGCTTCATGCTAGATCTAGACAATAATATAGAATTCAAGATCATTTACTACATTTCCCCAGTTAATGAGCTCTCAATCTTTGAAAATGGATACTATGTTAACTAGCAAAATTCAATTTATTAGTTTTGAAGGTTCAAGAGGGGAAGTTATCCAAAGGAAGAATGAAGGATTCAATGACCAAGGATAGAAACACAATTGAAATTACATTTCATCACTGGTCAAACTAATCTCCAAGCTGTCCCTCCTCCTATTTCCAGGTTTACACATGAGGATGTGTCAACCCAAGGTCCCATCAGCTGGATGGGAAACATCACAACACTACTTCAAAGAACATGGAAACTCTCTCTCCAGTGTCCTGCCATCATTCCTCAACTAAATATCACTAAACCAGTTAGTTCTATTACTATCCCATTGAGGGAGCTTTTTGTACACAaactggctactgcatttcctatagTAAAACAGGATTTACACTAGAAAAACTGCATTTCATTGACTATAAAGTACTCAGGACAACTGGAGGCAGTAAAGGGTGtcccattgatttttttttaaagcaggagAATAAGCTATTCCATTGAAACTGAATATTTTCTTAATCTAAAGATCAGGTTTGTGCTCAGTTACAAACCCAGGTAGTAACAGCTAGTTTCACACTAATCAATAGAGAGCAGCTGCTACAAGGAGCAGTCCATTAACTCACAAGGACCACCCCTCCCCAATCCATATGATACATTTGCAGCACTCACTGTTCAAAGAATCTCCACTGCTCctctccccacccatcccccaactTTTCAGAGGATAGAAGAGATAAACATTGTTTAAAACTGGTTAAGAAGTGACTGAAAGAAATTCCCACTTTTCCAAATGCAGTGACAAGGAATACAAGACTCACCATGGACAGGTAAACATAGGAGGAATAGAGCTCCAGGTTGATCTGCTTGTTAACAGcatcctcacagtccttgtggtagtTCTGACGCACTTGGGAAGCCATCTTAGTTATTACTATATACTATTACTACTCAATATCACCTAGTAAATTCCAGCAATGACCCTTTCTGCCACAATCTCCTGTATTTATACCACTGGGACAGCCTGATTTCAAACAGGGAATGACATCACCAATGATGATTGACATCCCTGATAACCAGTCAGGAATTTCCCATGAATccaggcaccaattaacaaagggaaAGGGCTATTAGGGAGGGGGTGAGACCCAGAGCCAATCAGAGCTTTGACATGCAGGCAGATTTGGGAGCTTAGTCATGATGATGTCACTGCTTTTGGATTACAGAGTCAAAGAAGATTACAGAGtcaaagaaacttacagcacagaaggaggccattcggccctttgtgacTGTGCTAGTTTTTCGAAGGCGCAGTTATGCTTAATGCCACATCCCTGACTTTTGTCCATACCCCATTACATTTCTGATCCTCAGGCACCTGTCCAACTCCCATTACACTTATTTATGGAAACGGCTTCCAGCACCTTTCAGGTCAAGCATCCCAGATCCCGAGAACTTTCTCAATGAAAGATTTCTCACCTCCTCTCCAGAttctttgccaatgattttgaatctatgacctctggttattggtcCATTTGCCAGAGAGAATGATAGCTCTCTATCTGTTCTGTCAAACCCTGTCATCACTTTGAAGACCTATGTtcagtcacctcttaaccttctctgttccgtggagaacagtcttaacttttgcaacttctcctcatagctgaagtccctcatccctggtaaatttctggtaaaccttctctgcaccctttgaaatgatttatgactttaatcacttatagggactaaaccaaatcgggcatacatccctatgaatctcctttaagttcaaactagacaaattcctatagacacttatttgggtccaaagaattgaactagttttccctcaaagaaagaaaactaacagagaatattaccatctttcggatagcctattttttaatagttatggctaagtcataaatatcccagatattataagggtctgggaaaccctCTTTAATACATATctttccacttaaagagacacagagaggcttTTCTTGTAGttgaatacagaatactacatgagacgatttattaacttttaaatatttattaaagaatttaccaTGCAATACACTttcaagtggataagtatatcacattaTCAAATATTacgaagagatgtaacacataatcttatttctaacatagaatccaaaagtttaactttgctaatattacagcaaaatatcttagaatatccatcaaaatttaaagccaacttttaccttaaattcccccagTAAGCCATGgagtgagaagtattgatgaggattcaacatttctaatttttgcttcagaaagtctccagtttatactgtttctaaggtatcatctgaccttttaacaTTTAGGTGTTACTTTTCTGTGTGTTTTCCTTGCTATTGAAATCCATATttgacatctccacttaatgttttgctggaattcccctgctcttaaagttgtgagcatttatctggtcaaaatatttataattgtgtttacttgacctcttgttcctgtaagtactattccatttattgttttattatctataattgtattTTATATGGTACCTTGTAACAACCTTTTGAGCCGATCTGTCTACATCAGCAACCAAGACTATCAATTAAgtctattgctacctcttactgatgtcacacacaatatttcaatgtgtgtttatcctccaagtccttggcaacagagacactgaaatggatttcccaacttaaaagttgtttctggttcacattctattgcgacagggaccttgaaagaccttgaaatttctaactctaccttcttaaagggaaatATCAATGAGtcatgaaaactgaccatttattcaatctttaattctaaaaggtataacattttaactatatctaaattctacctaattaagcctattatacctacatTCCATCACACCTTCCTAAAGGTTCCTTGACATTCCTCAAATCTGAAAGTGTTTCGTGGTTTAATGTTGTAGCATCTCAATTTCAAATTAAATGATAATTTGCTATTTTTGCTAAAGTAGCTTTTTATAATCTGACCAAGTTTACTATTTGCATGATCTGTGTAAAAATaattctcatctctccctctggttcttttgcctcaCGGTGTTCCTCTGCAATCTAAAACATTGACATCTGGTTTCATTGCAGAAGTGGTTCAGTCCTGGATTAGCTGATGAGATGTGTTTCCTTGGATTAAATCTGTTTTAGATGGGCCAGACAGGGTGGCAGTGATTCACATCCAGAGCCAACAATCACACTACAGACACAAGTCTCTCAGGACAGATGCCACCAATGGGCACAGTTGACCCACCTGAACAGAAAAAGTTTCCAGGTGTTTACACCTGTTCTGGTCAAAAAGGATCCAAGATGCAGTGAATGTCCTATGGCCACAAAGGTTTTTGACCAAACTAATGGACATTCCATGGTCACCCCGGTGGATAATAGAGAGTTTGATTAAGACCTGTGTTTCTGGTTCTGAGGGAACTATTGATTGATCCTTTCCACATGACAACTTTGAATTCAGCGTCACTACCTGTAGGGACTAGGAATGTTGATCAGTAGAAAAAGCTCAAGGTGATAAGAAACATCCTTTGCTGTTCGTGAATTTTCACACTAGCAAAGATCAAATAAGGTTACTGGAAGCTTCTTTAAGAAATGGAAAGACTTTAACATGGAATGACTGAAGACTGGAATTTCATTAGGAACTTAAGAACTGCAGTGAAGATAAAGTTAAATCTGGGCtaagtacagttgcagcatgaacaTTTGAATCCATCGATGGGCTGAAGGAAATAAATGGAGACCTATTAGGATTTGGAATGGATAATTTTTATTTAGTATGAAATGTACAATGGGACTAAGCACAAATTTATATAGAGCAGTTCAAGCATTAAGTTTATAAATTGAAGGACAGGAAAATATTGAGCAGAGAAATAGCTCAGTTTAATTTGCTTCATGCAGTTCATGAAATATATTCATTCCTTCCAGAATGAGGAGATTGGAGTAGAGCACCAGATATTCCTCTGCCTTTCATACCATACCCAGTTTCTTGGATTACGCCAGAATGTGCAAGACTTTCTAAAGTCAGTCATCTCTAAAAACAAATCCATATTTTTTTTTCCTCCTTCACAGGCCCCTGCCAAACACTTCAAAGGCCAGTAAAATTATGGCATTTCCAATTGATTTCCTAGTCATGCAGTTGTAATTCCCTTTTGTACATTATGGGAAATCAAGTTCCTATGGCTTTTTTGCCCACAGAGCTTACCAGGTAGTCCAGAGTTATAAATTTGGCCATGAGAACTACCCTAGGTATATTTTACATACTGAATTCTGACTGGATTGGTAGAAGCTTTCTTGTTACTGGGACTGCTCAGGCCAGGACAGATACTATCCTTAAATAGGATTGATCAAGATTGAAATGATGGAATATTAAGTCACTGCTAAAATATGAAAGAATGTTTTCCAAACAGCTGCAGCAGCACAAGAGCAGGAGCATGCACCAGTGGTGACATTCACTTGGTTTTAAtcagcctcggccccaagctctggagttccctccctaaaaggAATCTGCCTTTTAAAACAATCCTCAACACCTCTATGGCTAAGCTGTGGCATCAGCCTTCTCAGAGGGTGTCACTATTGTCTGTGAATGCTTCAGTTAACCATCATGCAATGCTGAAGGTATTATATAAACCATTATTGTATTACATTTCTTCATCTAAATTACAATTACTAATCACCCTTCACTGTGATCCTGAATACACAAAAAGCAAAGAATTATCACAAATTGAAAAGGATTTCAATTTCAGAGGACATGATAAAGCTGTTACACAGCCTAGTGTAATTTTTGTTCAATGCAAGAATGTTTGTTAAAAAAAATGAACCAAACAAGGAGGCAAAACTCAGTCCAATATGGAGAAGTTTATTTAGTTAACATTACACATCATGAGATGAGGTCTCCAGGTCATTAGCCATCATTCCCTACAATGACCAGGAAGGGAAGGGGGTGACTTACACACAACCTTAGTACTAAACAGCTTTGATCCCTGCAGTCAGTTCAGTCACTCTTCCCCCAGTGTGTGCTTAtcaaacaggtactctcccatgccattgtcaggggctcccagtctcttcaggttggtgatgtgatctccaagcttcttgatcatcttcacttgctcatccaagtagtgagtctccaggaagtcacaAAGCTGAGTggacaggagaaaaaaaaaagtatataGTTATGACCAGCAGCAGATACCAAGGAATGTCTGACTTTTGCTCAGAATTTGGATTTTAAAATCCTCTGACTAGTTGATAGTCAAGAGGCACAATTAATTTTGATGTAAAATTTGTCCTGATGCACAGGAATT
Coding sequences:
- the LOC137353559 gene encoding uncharacterized protein encodes the protein MASQVRQNYHKDCEDAVNKQINLELYSSYVYLSMSYYFDRDDVALRHFAEFFKEQSHEEREHAEKLLKFQNKRGGRIILEDIKKPAQDEWSNGLEAMQRALQMEKDVNQSLLDLHKLSTGNTDPHLCDFLETHYLDEQVKMIKKLGDHITNLKRLGAPDNGMGVYLFDKLTLGEMKMASQVCQNYHKDCEDAVNKQINLELYSSYVYLSMSYYFDRDDIALRHFAEFFKEQSHEEREHAEKLLKFQNKRGGRIILEDIKKPEQDEWSNGLEAMQRALQMEKDVNQSLLDLHKLSTGNTDPHLCDFLETHYLDEQVKMIKKLGDHITNLKRLGAPDNGMGEYLFDKHTLEESD